In Pseudomonas fluorescens NCIMB 11764, a single window of DNA contains:
- a CDS encoding cupin domain-containing protein: MSAPITVLRDTHPLPVLDACKWEKLEGDPHTVNLNAYTSEDGSKIMGTWICTPGKWYVEYVKWEYCDFREGYCIITPEGKEPIHLRAGDIFVIEPGMKGTWEVVETVRKYFVFA, from the coding sequence ATGTCCGCACCGATTACCGTTCTTCGCGACACCCATCCCCTGCCGGTCCTCGACGCCTGCAAATGGGAAAAACTCGAAGGCGACCCGCACACCGTCAACCTCAATGCCTACACCAGCGAAGACGGCAGCAAGATCATGGGCACCTGGATCTGCACGCCGGGCAAGTGGTACGTGGAATACGTGAAGTGGGAATACTGCGATTTCCGCGAGGGCTACTGCATCATCACCCCGGAAGGAAAGGAGCCGATCCATCTGCGTGCCGGTGATATTTTCGTCATCGAGCCGGGCATGAAAGGCACGTGGGAAGTGGTTGAAACCGTGCGCAAGTATTTCGTGTTTGCCTGA
- the mmsB gene encoding 3-hydroxyisobutyrate dehydrogenase: MKIAFIGLGNMGAPMARNLIKAGHSLRLVDLNKTVLAELEQLGGSISATAREAAQGAELVITMLPAAVHVRSVWLGEDGVLAGIAKGVPAVDCSTIDPQTARDVAAAAAKQGVAMADAPVSGGTGGAAAGTLTFMVGATPELFATLQPVLAQMGRNIVHCGEVGTGQIAKICNNLLLAISMVGVSEAMALGDALGIDTTVLAGIINSSTGRCWSSEMYNPWPGIVETAPASRGYTGGFGAELMLKDLGLATEAARQAHQPVVLGAVAQQLYQAMSQRGEGGKDFSAIINSYRKPQ; the protein is encoded by the coding sequence ATGAAAATCGCTTTTATCGGTCTCGGCAACATGGGCGCGCCGATGGCGCGCAACCTGATCAAGGCCGGCCATTCGCTGCGGCTGGTCGACCTGAACAAAACCGTTCTGGCCGAGCTGGAACAACTGGGCGGCAGCATCAGCGCGACAGCCCGTGAAGCCGCTCAAGGTGCAGAACTGGTGATCACCATGCTGCCCGCCGCTGTGCACGTGCGCAGTGTGTGGCTAGGTGAAGACGGCGTGCTGGCGGGGATCGCCAAAGGTGTGCCGGCCGTGGATTGCAGCACCATCGATCCGCAGACGGCGCGTGATGTAGCCGCTGCGGCAGCCAAACAGGGCGTGGCGATGGCCGACGCGCCGGTGTCTGGTGGCACTGGCGGCGCAGCGGCCGGGACGCTGACCTTCATGGTCGGCGCCACCCCCGAACTGTTTGCCACTCTGCAACCGGTGCTGGCGCAGATGGGTCGCAACATCGTCCATTGCGGCGAAGTCGGCACCGGGCAAATCGCCAAGATCTGCAACAACCTGCTGCTGGCGATCTCCATGGTCGGCGTCAGCGAAGCCATGGCGCTGGGTGATGCGCTCGGAATCGACACCACGGTGCTCGCCGGGATCATCAACAGTTCCACGGGGCGTTGCTGGAGTTCCGAGATGTACAACCCGTGGCCGGGCATCGTCGAAACGGCGCCGGCCTCGCGTGGTTATACCGGTGGTTTTGGTGCCGAACTGATGCTCAAGGATCTGGGGCTGGCCACGGAAGCGGCCCGTCAGGCGCACCAACCGGTGGTGCTCGGCGCGGTGGCCCAGCAGTTGTATCAGGCGATGAGTCAGCGTGGGGAGGGTGGCAAGGACTTCTCGGCGATCATCAACAGCTATCGCAAACCCCAATAA